Proteins encoded within one genomic window of Couchioplanes caeruleus:
- a CDS encoding type 1 glutamine amidotransferase has translation MGTALVIENYPSDDLRRLGDWFTEAGLGLNVVRAHAGDPLPENLDGHVALVVLGGDQCVYADAAGNPGAPWFPALEGLLRKAVRHHVPTLGVCLGAQLLAQAHGGLVERSTAGPEIGPGLVGRRDAADTDPLFKYVPLLPDVVQWHSDEITELPIGAVLLAASTRYPHQAFRLGDRAWGVQFHIECDAAMIEGWARNDRTLLAELGYEPEVVVAATVDVLADVEEAWQPFAARFAALALGELPGADIPAPGTGRALPLLGH, from the coding sequence GTGGGCACAGCACTGGTGATCGAGAACTACCCCTCCGACGACCTGCGCCGGCTCGGTGACTGGTTCACCGAGGCCGGCCTCGGCCTGAACGTCGTCCGGGCACACGCGGGCGACCCGCTGCCCGAGAACCTCGACGGACACGTGGCCCTGGTCGTCCTCGGCGGCGACCAGTGCGTCTACGCCGACGCGGCGGGCAACCCCGGCGCACCCTGGTTCCCGGCCCTCGAAGGGCTGCTGCGCAAGGCGGTGCGCCACCACGTGCCGACGCTCGGCGTCTGCCTGGGTGCGCAACTGCTCGCCCAGGCCCACGGCGGCCTGGTCGAGCGCAGCACCGCCGGCCCAGAAATCGGCCCGGGCCTGGTCGGGCGCCGCGACGCGGCCGACACCGACCCGCTGTTCAAGTACGTGCCGCTGCTGCCCGACGTGGTGCAGTGGCACAGCGACGAGATCACCGAGCTGCCGATCGGTGCCGTGCTGCTCGCCGCCTCGACCCGCTATCCACACCAGGCGTTCCGCCTCGGCGACCGGGCCTGGGGCGTGCAGTTCCACATCGAGTGCGACGCCGCCATGATCGAGGGCTGGGCCCGCAACGATCGGACGCTGCTCGCCGAGCTGGGCTACGAGCCCGAGGTCGTGGTCGCCGCGACCGTGGACGTGCTCGCCGACGTCGAGGAGGCCTGGCAGCCGTTCGCGGCCCGGTTCGCCGCCCTCGCCCTGGGCGAGCTACCCGGCGCGGACATCCCCGCCCCGGGCACCGGCCGCGCCCTGCCGCTGCTGGGCCATTGA
- a CDS encoding GNAT family N-acetyltransferase: MHIDLEPVTKDNWRACVALTVQPEQREFVNDVSHYLCLCHYGDTWHPLAVTVDGEVAGFCMWAVDDDASRWIGGVVVDASRQRQGIGRALVVALRDRLAAEPGVPNVALSYAPENTAARALYLSLGFVETGEMEDDEIIARWTPA; the protein is encoded by the coding sequence ATGCATATCGATCTTGAACCCGTCACCAAGGACAACTGGCGTGCCTGCGTGGCGCTGACGGTGCAGCCCGAACAGCGGGAGTTCGTCAACGACGTCAGCCACTACCTGTGCCTGTGCCATTACGGCGACACCTGGCATCCGCTGGCGGTGACCGTCGACGGTGAGGTCGCGGGCTTCTGCATGTGGGCCGTCGACGACGACGCCAGCCGCTGGATCGGCGGGGTGGTCGTCGACGCGTCCCGGCAGCGACAGGGGATCGGCCGGGCGCTGGTGGTCGCGCTGCGCGACCGGCTCGCCGCCGAGCCTGGCGTGCCCAACGTGGCGCTCAGCTACGCGCCGGAGAACACCGCCGCCCGCGCGCTCTATCTCTCGCTCGGCTTCGTGGAGACCGGCGAGATGGAGGACGACGAGATCATCGCGCGGTGGACCCCGGCCTGA
- a CDS encoding DUF350 domain-containing protein — translation MLENLLEGAGRSIVFGAVGIGLMALGFVLVDLLTPGKLRDLIWVEKNPNAATLLAANQLGIALIVFTAIFTSYENFGEGLASTAIFGVLGIAVMALAFLVLDWMTPGKLGEVICTQERHPGAMVSAASHFGAALIVCACIA, via the coding sequence GTGCTGGAGAATCTGCTTGAGGGTGCCGGGCGCAGCATCGTGTTCGGCGCGGTCGGCATCGGCTTGATGGCCCTGGGCTTCGTCCTCGTCGACCTGCTCACCCCGGGCAAGCTGCGCGACCTGATCTGGGTCGAGAAGAACCCGAACGCGGCCACCCTGCTCGCGGCCAACCAGCTCGGCATCGCGCTGATCGTCTTCACGGCGATCTTCACCAGCTACGAGAACTTCGGCGAGGGCCTGGCCTCCACGGCGATCTTCGGCGTGCTCGGCATCGCGGTCATGGCGCTGGCGTTCCTGGTGCTGGACTGGATGACGCCCGGCAAGCTCGGCGAGGTCATCTGCACCCAGGAGCGGCACCCGGGCGCGATGGTCAGCGCGGCGTCGCACTTCGGCGCGGCCCTGATCGTCTGCGCCTGCATCGCCTGA